AGATGTAGATTTTGAATTAGAACTTATTCATAAAGATGAGATAAATGTTTCGTATATTTTAAAATTACTAGCTAAATATACTCAAACTAAAACTAAAGATAAAACAGTACAAAAAGAAAATATTAATAATCTAATAAATTCAAATCCAAAATTAAGAAGTAAAAAAGAACTAATTGAAGAGTTTATAAATACTACTTTGGATGGAATTGAGATTGAAAATATAGAAGAAGAATTTTTTAAATTTATAGATAGTAAAAAAGATATTGCTTTTAATGAGTTATGTTTAGAAGAGAAACTTGATATAGATAAAACAAAAGAATTAGTTGAAAACTATCTTTATGATGGAAGAAAACCTATGAGTGATGATATTGTGAATATCCTTGAAACAAAACCAAAGTTATTAGAAAGAAAAATAGTAATACCTAAAGTTTTAAATAAAATAGTAGAGTTTGTAGAAAAATTTTATAATTTTGTTTAATTACAGTTTGTTACTTTCAAGTTATGTTTGTATGATATAGTCTTTTTAAGATAAATAGTAGGAGGAAATTATTTATGAAAAAGATTGTAACTGTTGCATTATTTGGTGCATTAGCTGTAAGTTCATTATTTGCAGATGAGGTTGTTAAATTTGATAAAAATCTTATCAAAGAAAGAAACGATATTGGATACAAATACGAAGGACCAAAAATAGAGTGGAAAGTTCCAGATGAAAGTACTATTCCAAATAATCAATTTGGTGATTTAATCAAATATGGAAAAGAGTTAGTAGTTCATACTTACAAGTATATAGGACCTGAAGTTGAAAATAAAAAAATGAGATACGCAGGAAATAACCTTGCATGTCAAAGCTGTCACTTAGATGCAGGAACAAAAACATATTCAGCTGGATTTGTTGGAGTATTTGCGTCTTTTCCACAATATAGACCAAGAGAAAATACTATTGGAACTTTAGCAGAGAGAATAAATGGTTGTATGCAAAGAAGTATGAATGGAAAACCACTTCCACTTGATAGTAAAGAGATGAAAGCTATGGAAGCTTATATGTATTGGTTAAGCCAAGGTGTTCCTATTGGTGCTAAAGTTGAAGGTCAAAGTTTAGCTCCTGTTGATAGAAAAATGACACAAACTCAAGCGGCTGATCCTATTAAAGGAAAAGTTGTGTATGATATGCAATGTGCAGCTTGTCATGGTGTAAATGGTGAAGGTATCAAAAATGAAGGTAAAGCTAATGGATATATGTATCCACCACTTTGGGGAAAAGATAGCTATAACAAAGGTGCAGGAATGTTCAGAGTTCTAAAAGCAGCAGATTTTATTAAAGCAAATATGCCTTTAGGTGCTACACATGAAAATCCTCTTTTAACAGATGAAGAAGCATATAATGTTGCAGCTTATATAAATCTAGAAGAACATGATAGACCAGAAAAAGCGAATAGAAATAAAGACTTCCCAGATGAGGTTGTAAAAGCTCCTGATGTTTATAGACAAGGACAAGATCCAATTGAAGGCAAATTTGGACCATATGGAAAACTTATTAAAAAATAAAAAAGAGTATCTAAAAGGATACTCTTTTGAATAAAACATATAAAAACTTCATTTTTCTTTTTGTTGTAGTTATATCTACACTTCTTTATTTTTTA
The nucleotide sequence above comes from Arcobacter lacus. Encoded proteins:
- a CDS encoding c-type cytochrome, whose translation is MKKIVTVALFGALAVSSLFADEVVKFDKNLIKERNDIGYKYEGPKIEWKVPDESTIPNNQFGDLIKYGKELVVHTYKYIGPEVENKKMRYAGNNLACQSCHLDAGTKTYSAGFVGVFASFPQYRPRENTIGTLAERINGCMQRSMNGKPLPLDSKEMKAMEAYMYWLSQGVPIGAKVEGQSLAPVDRKMTQTQAADPIKGKVVYDMQCAACHGVNGEGIKNEGKANGYMYPPLWGKDSYNKGAGMFRVLKAADFIKANMPLGATHENPLLTDEEAYNVAAYINLEEHDRPEKANRNKDFPDEVVKAPDVYRQGQDPIEGKFGPYGKLIKK